The DNA segment CCATGGCACACTAGGATAAGATAATGATGATGGATGGGGGGAATTAGTGCAGCACCGTTACAATCAAACGCTGCTGCACCCTGTTTTCTCCGATTATTTAGAATGACTGATAATGTGTCTTTCTCATCAAACTGTTGTTAGTAGACGATACACTTTGTCGACCATGTTTGTATGCTTTATTACGCCCCGCGCATACATGCATGCGATGGAGCTATACGTGTTTCCTTACATTCTACCGGCTATCCTTGCGTTGCACCATCTTCCTGCCAACCATCATCGTCCGAGAGGAAGCGCCGCTTTGCTGCCGTGTTCATGTACGGTCTATATACCCACTCCGTGTCGGCCGCATCCAGCTCGTCCACCGTGCCGAGCTTGATCTGGTACAGCTTCAGCTGGAAGCGCGGCCCACACTCCGTCAGCTCCAGCTGCTTGTCCACCATGCGGAAGGTGTGATGCCGGAAGCTGATAAAATCATCATGATTAGCGAACGTCATGACGCGCTTCGAGTCTTCCTTCGGCACCGGGAACAGATACCGCAGGATGGACATCGTTCGTTCGGCCAGCTTCGTTTTGAAGTTGTGGAAGATCAGGTGCGGCTTCTGCTCGCTCATCGTACCAATGTCCGGAATGTCGTGGCGCATTACCACCCCGGAAATATTAAAGCTTGCCGTCGGCCCGTACGGCAGATGGCAGATTACGAGGTTGTCCGGTACGCCGCTGTGCTCGTGCACCACGATGAAATCCGTCACGTTGTTGGCCCGGCAGGCGTGCACGAGCTGCTTCATTTCGAAGTTACCGCGATTCATTCGCTGCGCGTTGGGAAAGATGAGCCGCAGCTCTTTCACGAACTGTACCAGGCGGGAGGAGGGATCGCGCGACGTTGTGATCATGATCTTCGGATCCTCGCAGCCGGCGTACCGGTACTCGTCGTCCTTGGAATCGGCCGTGTTTGCTCCACCGCTGATGCCTCCGATTTCGGCAGCCCGCTTGGGACCCTCGTCGGTCCACTTAAGCTTTT comes from the Anopheles coluzzii chromosome 2, AcolN3, whole genome shotgun sequence genome and includes:
- the LOC120953721 gene encoding U3 small nucleolar ribonucleoprotein protein IMP4 gives rise to the protein MLRRQARLRREYLFRKAVENKHKTIQDKKERIKRSLEEHIPIHGDLKKDALALQEKLKWTDEGPKRAAEIGGISGGANTADSKDDEYRYAGCEDPKIMITTSRDPSSRLVQFVKELRLIFPNAQRMNRGNFEMKQLVHACRANNVTDFIVVHEHSGVPDNLVICHLPYGPTASFNISGVVMRHDIPDIGTMSEQKPHLIFHNFKTKLAERTMSILRYLFPVPKEDSKRVMTFANHDDFISFRHHTFRMVDKQLELTECGPRFQLKLYQIKLGTVDELDAADTEWVYRPYMNTAAKRRFLSDDDGWQEDGATQG